The following coding sequences are from one Salvia hispanica cultivar TCC Black 2014 chromosome 3, UniMelb_Shisp_WGS_1.0, whole genome shotgun sequence window:
- the LOC125216746 gene encoding metal-nicotianamine transporter YSL1-like, whose protein sequence is MSSTMDDGVDESKEREVVQPWHEQLTLRGLVASVVIGSIFSIIAMKITLTIGITPHFNVSAALLAFIFIRTWTKVLAKLGIASAPFTKQENTMIQTCSVACYSIALGGGFASYLLAMNRKMFELSGGLSVAGNSPSSIKQPGIGWMTAFLFLVCFVGLFVLIPLRKILIIDYKLTFPSGLATAVLINGFHGRGDKMAKKQVNGFIKSFAGSFVWGFFQWFYTATDNCGFSQFPTFGLQAKKQTFYFDFSLTYVGTGMICSHAVNLSLLLGAVVSYGLMWPLIHQRKGDWFPADIPESSMKSLMGYKAFIPIALLLGDGLYNFVKILGITFINIRNRRLNQNSTHPNSTAVNPTQDEVFVSERLPFWIAAVGYLIFAVISVIAIPFIFPDLKWYLVVMAYVVTPCLAFCNAYGAGLTDMNMSYNYGKVGLFIVAAISGKEHGVLTSLAACGLFKSIINVSCILMQDFKTGHLTLTSPRAMLLSQSVGTALGCVVSPLSFFLFYKAFDIGNPEKEFKAPFGIIYRNLAIIGVEGFSALPRHCLQLCYGFFAAAVGINLVKDMSPARVGKWVPLPTAMAVPFLIGGYFAVDMCVGTLVVYLWHRFRSKTAALMVPAVASGLICGEGLWILPASILALAKVNPPICMKFLAG, encoded by the exons atGTCTTCAACCATGGACGATGGCGTGGACGAGTCGAAGGAGAGGGAGGTGGTGCAGCCATGGCACGAGCAGCTAACGCTGCGCGGGCTTGTAGCAAGCGTGGTGATAGGGTCCATATTCAGCATTATCGCGATGAAGATAACTCTGACGATTGGGATCACTCCTCACTTCAACGTGTCGGCGGCACTTCTCGCCTTCATATTCATTCGGACATGGACAAAGGTGCTTGCCAAACTGGGGATCGCTTCTGCTCCTTTCACCAAGCAGGAAAACACCATGATTCAGACTTGCTCTGTTGCATGCTACAGTATTGCGCTTGGAg GAGGATTTGCGTCGTATCTGCTGGCGATGAACAGGAAAATGTTTGAGTTATCGGGCGGGTTGAGCGTGGCAGGGAACAGTCCGAGTAGCATAAAACAGCCCGGGATCGGTTGGATGACTGCTTTCctgtttttagtttgttttgtaGGCCTATTCGTCTTGATTCCTCTTCGAAAA ATATTGATCATCGACTACAAATTGACATTTCCTAGTGGATTGGCTACTGCAGTACTAATCAATGGATTTCACGGCAGAGGAGACAAAATGGCTAA GAAGCAAGTGAATGGATTCATCAAGAGCTTCGCCGGCAGCTTCGTGTGGGGTTTCTTCCAGTGGTTCTACACAGCAACAGACAACTGCGGCTTCTCTCAATTCCCCACTTTCGGCCTCCAAGCAAAGAAACAAAC attttatttcgatttCAGCTTGACATATGTGGGCACTGGCATGATCTGCTCCCACGCGGTTAACCTGTCGTTGCTGCTCGGTGCTGTCGTTTCGTACGGGCTAATGTGGCCGCTCATCCACCAGCGCAAAGGAGACTGGTTTCCAGCCGACATCCCGGAATCCAGCATGAAAAGCCTCATGGGCTACAAGGCCTTCATCCCCATCGCCCTCCTCCTCGGCGACGGCCTCTACAACTTCGTCAAGATACTAGGCATCACATTCATCAACATCCGCAACCGGAGGCTCAATCAGAACTCCACTCATCCTAACTCCACCGCAGTTAATCCCACTCAGGACGAGGTCTTCGTCAGCGAACGCCTCCCCTTCTGGATAGCAGCGGTCGGTTACCTCATCTTCGCAGTCATCTCCGTCATCGCAATCCCCTTCATCTTCCCCGACCTGAAATGGTATCTGGTGGTGATGGCCTACGTGGTGACGCCGTGCCTCGCCTTCTGCAACGCGTACGGGGCCGGCCTCACCGACATGAACATGTCGTACAACTACGGCAAGGTCGGCCTCTTCATCGTCGCCGCCATCTCCGGGAAGGAGCACGGCGTGCTGACGTCGCTCGCCGCCTGCGGGCTCTTCAAGTCCATCATCAATGTCTCGTGCATTCTGATGCAGGATTTCAAGACCGGCCACCTGACGCTGACGTCGCCGAGGGCGATGCTGCTGAGCCAGAGCGTGGGGACGGCGCTGGGGTGCGTTGTGTCGCCGCTGAGCTTCTTCTTGTTCTACAAGGCGTTCGACATCGGGAACCCGGAGAAGGAGTTCAAGGCGCCGTTTGGGATAATATATAGGAACTTGGCGATCATCGGAGTGGAGGGGTTCTCGGCGCTGCCGAGGCATTGCTTGCAGCTGTGCTACGGGTTCTTTGCGGCGGCGGTGGGGATAAACTTGGTGAAGGATATGTCGCCGGCGAGGGTGGGGAAGTGGGTGCCGCTGCCGACGGCGATGGCGGTGCCGTTTCTGATTGGGGGATACTTTGCGGTGGATATGTGTGTGGGGACGCTGGTTGTGTATCTGTGGCATAGGTTCAGGTCCAAGACGGCGGCGCTGATGGTGCCGGCGGTGGCGTCGGGTTTGATATGTGGGGAGGGGCTGTGGATACTTCCGGCCTCGATTTTGGCTTTGGCCAAAGTGAATCCACCGATTTGCATGAAATTCTTGGCCGGGTAG
- the LOC125211924 gene encoding uncharacterized protein LOC125211924, which translates to MCRGFVENERENLKIKAFYTQLSVSRASLLPPDFLTLHFLPRISGGRLEINGSSIRPDSPAFLTLHRAVSEGGFNYGSRERVTVCEGARFEIYVGDVRVLKGVFRKFDDGDDWNMECKCVLSAAVSGVGGAEVAVEAEGLGKVMRQKLEMVAEVRRRRRCCELEEIPEVREEEAGSGACCCSECGGEEEESGGDGEMEMEMDVEAVNWALDVGIWVVCLGVGYMVSASSLKKLTRNRLFH; encoded by the coding sequence atgtgtCGAGGGTTTGTAGAGAACGAGAGAGAGAATCTGAAGATCAAAGCTTTCTACACTCAGCTATCAGTCTCCCGCGCCTCCCTTCTCCCGCCGGATTTCCTAACCCTGCATTTCCTCCCCCGCATCAGCGGCGGCCGCCTCGAGATCAACGGGTCCAGCATCCGACCCGACTCGCCCGCCTTCCTCACGCTCCACCGGGCCGTCTCCGAGGGCGGGTTCAACTACGGGAGCAGGGAGCGGGTCACGGTGTGCGAGGGCGCGAGGTTCGAGATCTACGTGGGGGATGTCAGGGTGCTCAAGGGCGTTTTCAGGAAATTCGACGACGGCGATGACTGGAATATGGAGTGCAAATGCGTGCTGTCGGCCGCCGTGAGTGGGGTCGGCGGCGCTGAGGTGGCTGTGGAGGCGGAGGGGCTGGGGAAGGTCATGAGGCAGAAGCTGGAGATGGTGGCGGAGGTCaggcggaggaggaggtgtTGCGAGCTGGAGGAGATTCCGGAGGTgagggaggaggaggcggGATCGGGTGCCTGCTGCTGCAGCGAATGCGGCGGAGAGGAAGAGGAGAGCGGCGGAGATGgggagatggagatggagatggatGTGGAGGCGGTCAATTGGGCGTTGGATGTGGGGATTTGGGTGGTTTGTTTGGGGGTTGGTTACATGGTTTCAGCTTCCTCGCTCAAGAAACTTACAAGAAACAGATTATTCCATTAG